Part of the Erwinia amylovora genome is shown below.
TATATGGATGATACCGACTGGCTGGACGAAAGCTCGCGCAGGTGGACCGCACAAAGTAAACATCCTGCCACACGGCTGAACTACGCGAACGAGTTCGATCTCAACATCAAACAGTGGTTGTTAAACGAACCTGATTATCGCCTCGGCGTCATGGGGGGTTATCAGGAAAACCGCTACAGCTTTAAATCTAACGGCGGCTTTTACAACTATCCTGGTGAGGACTCAAGCATACGTGAAATTGGCGCTTTCCCGGCGGGCACTACGGTCATCGGCTACAGGCAACGTTTTAAAATACCCTATATGGGTCTGACAGGTCGCTACCGCTATGAGCGTTTCGAATTCGGCGGCACCTTTAAATTCAGTGGATGGGTAAGTGCATCTGACAATGACGAACACTACCTGACAAATACCACCTTTAAGGCGAACACGGCAAACCAGAAATTCTACTCTCTCGCAGCAGACGCTGGTTATTACGTGACGCCCAAGGCTAAAATTT
Proteins encoded:
- a CDS encoding omptin family outer membrane protease is translated as MRFKLLALALSSPLAFAAIADTVTDSFTHGKVSGEMAAGTLSGKTKERVYHPVSADKVSQLNWKYSNAAIVKGALYWDFIPWLSLGASAWTTIASRGGYMDDTDWLDESSRRWTAQSKHPATRLNYANEFDLNIKQWLLNEPDYRLGVMGGYQENRYSFKSNGGFYNYPGEDSSIREIGAFPAGTTVIGYRQRFKIPYMGLTGRYRYERFEFGGTFKFSGWVSASDNDEHYLTNTTFKANTANQKFYSLAADAGYYVTPKAKIYLDSIWSRTTNKKGNMSVNNHTDGTEETFANVSGIENNNYMISVGLKYAF